In a single window of the Agromyces sp. H17E-10 genome:
- a CDS encoding aldo/keto reductase, whose amino-acid sequence MSTPAYSLRDGNTIPAIGLGTYGLNDQVGIGSIVSAIADGYRLIDTAYNYGNEEAVGEAIRRTEIDRSDLVITTKLPGRHHGFDETIASFEESRTRLGLEWVDLYLIHWPLPRIDKYVESWRAMISLREKGLVRSIGVSNFTPKMLRRLIAETGVTPVVNQVELHPYFPQAELRAFHDEHEIRTESWSPLARRTELLREPVVVEIAAAHGVSPAQVVLRWHVELEAVPIPKSSDHERRRENLDVFGFALGADEVEAISALERGRIWGADPETHEEF is encoded by the coding sequence ATGAGTACTCCGGCCTACTCCCTTCGCGACGGCAACACGATTCCCGCGATCGGATTGGGCACGTACGGGCTCAACGACCAGGTCGGCATCGGCTCGATCGTCTCGGCGATCGCCGACGGCTACCGGCTCATCGACACCGCCTACAACTACGGCAACGAGGAGGCCGTGGGTGAGGCGATCCGGCGCACCGAGATCGACCGCAGCGATCTCGTCATCACGACGAAGCTGCCCGGTCGCCACCACGGGTTCGACGAGACGATCGCGAGCTTCGAGGAGTCGCGCACCCGGCTCGGGCTCGAATGGGTCGACCTCTACCTCATCCACTGGCCGCTGCCGCGCATCGACAAGTACGTCGAGAGCTGGCGCGCGATGATCTCGCTGCGCGAAAAGGGCCTCGTGCGCTCGATCGGCGTCTCGAACTTCACGCCCAAGATGCTTCGGCGGCTCATCGCCGAGACGGGGGTGACCCCGGTCGTCAACCAGGTCGAACTGCACCCGTACTTCCCGCAGGCCGAGCTGCGCGCGTTCCACGACGAGCACGAGATCCGCACCGAGAGCTGGAGCCCGCTGGCTCGCCGCACCGAGCTGCTGCGCGAACCCGTCGTCGTCGAGATCGCCGCCGCGCACGGGGTCTCGCCCGCCCAGGTCGTCCTGCGCTGGCACGTCGAGCTCGAGGCCGTGCCGATCCCGAAGTCGTCCGATCACGAGCGGCGTCGCGAGAACCTCGACGTCTTCGGGTTCGCGCTCGGCGCCGACGAGGTCGAGGCGATCTCGGCGCTCGAGCGCGGTCGCATCTGGGGCGCCGACCCCGAGACGCACGAGGAGTTCTGA
- a CDS encoding cyclase family protein: MTEYRAHFDAEIAFANGGDLRTTGFRLDLPTNDVTEAEIAELLVRHLGLALVASVDLTNLAIVEEPHRGSRGVEAGRDADPAASAAPQDGRGRLVDLSHTVAAGLTTYPGLPAPTITPFLTREASRANYAPGTEFAMDVITMIGNTGTYLDSPFHRYAGGGDLASLSLETLVGLRAEVFRLTDASQRGIPAEVFFDRELAGSAVLLHTGWSRWFGRPEYAAGAPFLTEAGARHLVDAGVALVGIDSVNIDDVESGGERPAHSILLDAGVHVVEHLTGLEQVPPRGARFTAVPPKVEAFGTFPVRAFAELPAD; this comes from the coding sequence GTGACCGAGTACCGCGCCCACTTCGACGCCGAGATCGCCTTCGCGAACGGGGGCGATCTCCGCACGACCGGCTTCCGGCTCGACCTGCCGACGAACGACGTGACCGAGGCCGAGATCGCCGAGCTGCTCGTGCGGCACCTGGGCCTCGCGCTCGTCGCGAGCGTCGACCTCACGAACCTCGCGATCGTCGAAGAGCCGCACCGGGGGTCGCGGGGCGTCGAGGCCGGGCGCGACGCCGACCCCGCGGCATCCGCTGCACCGCAGGACGGCCGCGGCCGGCTCGTCGACCTCAGCCACACGGTCGCCGCCGGGCTCACGACCTACCCGGGGCTGCCCGCCCCGACGATCACGCCGTTCCTCACGCGCGAGGCGTCGCGCGCGAACTACGCCCCGGGCACCGAGTTCGCGATGGACGTCATCACGATGATCGGCAACACGGGCACCTACCTCGACAGCCCGTTCCACCGGTACGCCGGTGGGGGAGACCTCGCGAGCCTGTCGCTCGAGACGCTCGTCGGCCTGCGCGCCGAGGTCTTCAGGCTGACCGATGCTTCGCAGCGAGGCATCCCCGCCGAGGTGTTCTTCGACCGCGAGCTCGCGGGGTCGGCCGTGCTGCTGCACACCGGGTGGAGCCGCTGGTTCGGCCGGCCCGAGTACGCCGCCGGCGCGCCGTTCCTCACCGAGGCCGGCGCACGGCATCTCGTCGACGCGGGCGTCGCGCTCGTGGGCATCGACTCGGTCAACATCGACGACGTCGAGTCGGGCGGCGAGCGCCCCGCGCACTCGATCCTGCTCGACGCGGGCGTGCACGTCGTCGAGCACCTGACCGGTCTCGAGCAGGTGCCGCCGCGCGGCGCCCGGTTCACGGCCGTGCCGCCCAAGGTCGAGGCGTTCGGCACCTTCCCGGTGCGCGCCTTCGCCGAGCTGCCCGCCGACTGA